In Candidatus Margulisiibacteriota bacterium, the following are encoded in one genomic region:
- the rplJ gene encoding 50S ribosomal protein L10 — protein MIKEAKKAVKEPRPEKVSAVAEIKESISKSSIIVFTDHNALTVAQMTKLRNELWKEKAVYKVVKNTLAERSFEGDNLEKIRPILAGPTSVIFGYGDPISPAKVLSKFLKENEKPAVKGAVMEGRFVDASMVKKIAALPGRETLIAMALAGMKSPISGFVNVLSGPVRKLVYTLDAISKKKGG, from the coding sequence ATGATCAAGGAAGCAAAAAAGGCGGTAAAGGAGCCCAGGCCTGAAAAAGTCTCTGCAGTGGCCGAGATCAAGGAAAGCATAAGTAAAAGCAGTATCATTGTTTTTACGGACCACAACGCCCTTACCGTGGCGCAGATGACCAAACTGCGCAACGAGCTCTGGAAAGAAAAGGCGGTCTACAAGGTCGTAAAGAACACCTTGGCGGAACGCTCCTTTGAGGGCGATAATCTTGAAAAGATCCGCCCGATACTTGCGGGACCGACATCTGTTATTTTTGGCTACGGAGATCCGATAAGCCCGGCAAAAGTCCTTTCAAAATTCCTTAAAGAGAATGAAAAACCGGCCGTTAAAGGCGCCGTCATGGAAGGCAGGTTTGTCGATGCCTCGATGGTCAAAAAGATCGCGGCCCTTCCCGGAAGGGAAACACTGATCGCAATGGCCCTTGCTGGCATGAAGAGCCCGATAAGCGGTTTTGTTAATGTGTTGTCAGGGCCCGTGAGAAAGCTGGTCTACACGCTTGATGCTATTTCAAAAAAGAAGGGAGGCTGA
- the rplA gene encoding 50S ribosomal protein L1, with product MKTGKKYAEKAKLVDRNALYIIEEAVELLKKTAPAKFDETIDLSIRLGIDPKKTDQNVRGTVALPGGTGKKVTLAVLAKGEKYKEAQEAGADHVGMDDLVEKIMGGWTEFDLLLATPDVMASVGKLGKVLGKKGLMPNPKAGTVTNDISKAVKDFKAGKVEFKPDKSAVIHLGIGKVSFDAKAIASNIMAVLEGVNKARPSAFKGLYFKSAYISSTMGPSIKLNVQKALKNAQEAD from the coding sequence ATGAAAACAGGAAAGAAATACGCCGAAAAAGCAAAGCTTGTTGACAGGAACGCCCTATACATTATAGAAGAAGCAGTCGAGCTCCTCAAAAAGACCGCCCCGGCAAAATTTGACGAGACCATAGACCTTTCTATAAGGCTGGGGATAGACCCCAAAAAGACCGACCAGAATGTGAGGGGGACTGTGGCTCTTCCCGGAGGGACCGGCAAAAAAGTGACCCTTGCCGTTCTGGCAAAGGGTGAAAAGTATAAAGAGGCCCAGGAGGCGGGGGCCGACCATGTTGGAATGGATGACCTTGTGGAAAAAATAATGGGCGGCTGGACTGAATTTGACCTTCTTCTTGCTACCCCGGATGTTATGGCCTCCGTAGGCAAGCTCGGCAAAGTCCTCGGTAAAAAAGGCCTTATGCCAAATCCAAAGGCCGGTACCGTTACTAATGATATTTCAAAGGCTGTCAAAGATTTTAAGGCGGGCAAAGTGGAGTTCAAACCCGACAAATCCGCCGTCATTCACCTTGGCATCGGCAAGGTGTCTTTTGACGCAAAAGCCATAGCCTCAAATATCATGGCTGTGCTTGAGGGGGTTAACAAGGCCAGGCCCAGTGCCTTTAAAGGGCTGTATTTTAAGTCGGCCTACATCTCTTCTACAATGGGGCCGTCGATAAAACTTAATGTTCAAAAAGCGCTTAAGAACGCGCAGGAGGCTGACTGA
- the rplL gene encoding 50S ribosomal protein L7/L12, producing the protein MANLEEMMTTIEGMTVLELSELVKKLEEKFGVTAAAPVAVMGAAAAAGPAEEAKDEVDVILTSVGDKKIQILKVVRELTGLGLKEAKDIVDTVPKPVKTKIKKAEAEEIKKKLEEQGGAVEIK; encoded by the coding sequence GTGGCTAATTTAGAAGAGATGATGACTACGATCGAAGGGATGACGGTGCTGGAGCTTTCCGAGCTGGTCAAAAAGCTGGAAGAAAAGTTCGGCGTAACGGCAGCGGCTCCGGTGGCGGTGATGGGAGCGGCGGCAGCGGCAGGCCCGGCCGAAGAAGCCAAGGACGAGGTTGATGTTATCCTTACCTCCGTAGGGGACAAGAAGATCCAGATCCTGAAGGTAGTAAGGGAGCTGACGGGTCTCGGGCTCAAGGAGGCAAAGGACATAGTTGACACCGTGCCGAAGCCGGTAAAGACCAAGATCAAGAAGGCCGAAGCGGAAGAGATCAAGAAAAAGCTCGAAGAGCAGGGAGGCGCAGTTGAAATCAAGTAA